The following are encoded in a window of Clarias gariepinus isolate MV-2021 ecotype Netherlands chromosome 8, CGAR_prim_01v2, whole genome shotgun sequence genomic DNA:
- the LOC128528606 gene encoding uncharacterized protein LOC128528606, whose amino-acid sequence MEYQFTSSPSKPTVAPTPFLTTTGTPNTILGTVLINISLIFENLINLPTRDMVLKAAIVNLKTKLRTARDITAQKLNEPIVTKNLTYYSTGSNSFLLNVEFKIHDVSFSAQCNANIDNSTYTAIQQEINALMTALLSAPQTTTISFPSANYTCNKTQLEIVANQTYRYKEGDIPFPSSFLYTLLKESGLVYYTMAPLVTIQPTPNPENGTSNVAWILGFIIPIAILLILLPCWILLCCILCGCCAGVRKRWSRRRSYNVRSYDAQYQTHNSLF is encoded by the exons ATGGAATACCAATTTACAAGCTCCCCCAGTAAGCCTACAGTCG CCCCAACTCCATTCCTGACTACTACAGGAACCCCCAACACAAT ACTTGGAACTGTACTCATTAACATCTCTTTGATCTTTGAGAATTTGATCAACCTTCCTACTCGGGACATGGTCCTTAAGGCTGCTATTGtgaacttaaaaacaaaactcagaACAGCACGTGATATTACGGCCCAAAAGCTGAATGAGCCTATTGTTACAAAGAACCTCACCTATTATT CAACGGGGAGCAactcatttcttttaaatgtggAATTCAAGATCCACGATGTTTCTTTTTCTGCTCAGTGTAATGCAAACATCGACAACAGCACCTACACTGCAATACAGCAAGAAATCAACGCCCTG aTGACTGCATTGCTGAGTGCTCCACAAACCACAACGATTAGCTTCCCATCCGCAAACTACAc gTGTAACAAAACTCAACTAGAGATCGTGGCTAATCAAACTTATAGGTATAAAGAGGGTGATATTCCATTCCCAAGTTCTTTTCTTTATACACTACTCAAAGAAAGTGGTCTGGTATACTATACCATGGCTCCTCTTGTGACCATTCAGCCAACTCCAAACCCTGAAAATGGCACCTCCAATGTTGCATGGATTCTGGGATTCATTATCCCTATTGCTATATTGCTCATTCTTTTGCCATGTTGGATCCTACTCTGT TGTATTCTTTGTGGGTGCTGTGCAGGAGTTAGAAAACGCTGGAGCAGACGACGGTCATACAATGTTCGGTCATATGATGCTCAGTATCAAACTCACAACAGCCTCTTCTAA
- the si:dkey-56e3.3 gene encoding zinc finger protein 260, with protein MAAEMSSMSSVLAFQTQIASVMEVFANAAVAEICKVVEVSYTELQMEMLKSQKENTLLKRRLKMIEMKESFYKRASKLKDSAGGEGGRVRVKIGTTECERPPPEETLPHDLVTHTPPQQECVMECVEQDAQSDVLMLKQERTENVNKEQETEIGGTTGKENALQHDSLQQQESEEERDFLKEEACEERGDASAHDGSCADEGTSSVEADNDIAVADASWENNMFESSPHNVPYSGADISAGTSINDYLMHRDAVCSYSTELGSVSNASFPEGHFPHADERIVSELHAGTFKPDRFVVCKYCGKHFPHTSALVLHQRVHTGEKPYYCALCGKRFSQASSLKKHYGMHRGEKPFSCLHCGKLFSDQSNLKKHVNVHTGEKPYGCVQCGKTFNQSSNLKTHMKIHTREKPFSCEHCGQIFAYKSSLVKHQQRNCLTLQNPLHNSLPQF; from the exons ATGGCGGCGGAGATGAGCAGCATGTCCAGTGTTTTAGCGTTTCAGACTCAGATCGCATCAGTGATGGAGGTGTTCGCTAACGCCGCCGTAGCCGAGATCTGTAAAGTTGTAGAGGTGAGTTATACGGAGTTACAGATGGAGATGCTGAAGAGCCAAAAGGAGAACACCCTGCTCAAGCGGAGACTGAAGATGATCGAAATGAAGGAGTCGTTTTATAAAAGAGCCAGCAAGCTAAAAGATTCTGCGGGGGGAGAGG GTGGAAGGGTGCGTGTAAAGATTGGCACAACAGAGTGTGAACGGCCCCCCCCTGAGGAGACACTGCCACATGATcttgtaacacacacacctcctcaacag gagtgtgtgatggagtgtgtgGAGCAGGATGCACAATCTGACGTTCTCATGCTGAAACAGGAAAGGACCGAAAATGTCAACAAGGAGCAAGAGACGGAGATTGGAGGCACAA CAGGCAAAGAGAACGCCCTTCAGCATGATTCGCTCCAGCAACAGGAG tctgaagaaGAACGTGATTTTCTGAAAGAAGAAGCCTGTGAAGAGAGAGGAGATGCATCAGCACATGACG gaAGTTGTGCTGATGAAGGCACTTCAAGTGTAGAAGCTGACAACGACATCGCTGTAGCTGACGCATCATGGGAAAACAACATGTTTGAGTCCTCCCCCCATAATGTCCCGTACTCTGGAGCTGACATCAGTGCAGGAACTTCCATTAACGATTATTTAATGCACAGAGACGCTGTATGTTCTTACAGCACCGAGCTCGGATCCGTTAGTAACGCGTCTTTCCCTGAAGGTCACTTTCCACATGCTGACGAGCGAATCGTTTCAGAGTTGCATGCTGGCACATTTAAACCTGACAGGTTCGTGGTGTGTAAGTATTGTGGGAAACACTTCCCGCACACTAGCGCACTTGTCCTGCATCAGCGCGTCCACACCGGCGAGAAGCCATACTACTGCGCTCTGTGCGGGAAGCGCTTTAGTCAAGCGTCCAGTTTGAAGAAACACTACGGCATGCACCGAGGTGAGAAACCCTTCAGCTGCCTTCACTGTGGAAAACTGTTCTCAGATCAGAGCAACCTGAAAAAGCATGTTAACGTGCACACAGGCGAGAAACCGTATGGCTGCGTGCAGTGTGGCAAAACTTTTAACCAGTCCTCCAACCTGAAGACACACATGAAAATCCACACACGGGAAAAACCGTTCAGCTGCGAGCACTGTGGCCAGATCTTTGCCTAcaaaagcagtctggtgaaacaTCAGCAGAGGAACTGCCTTACGCTTCAGAACCCTCTGCATAACTCATTGCCACAATTTTAG